One genomic window of Chloroflexota bacterium includes the following:
- the pyrB gene encoding aspartate carbamoyltransferase → MKSFAGRDILSLADFERNEFEQVFDVARQLEPIARSRRNSDMLAHKTLVTAFYQPSTRTRLAHEAAMHRLGGHVTGFSDAKMTRAGDFYQESIKDTVKMLEYYGDVIVMRHFQQGAPQEAAKWASIPIINGGDGWGQHPTQILTDLLTVVREKGRIDGLRWVAVGDMRMRTMHSLGDALTQFDCPITFVSPPNMALPEEYKEAWKQRSLDFKEADHVADVIGEADVILVEPVVQPDYTKSRDERSGDVGLTPANYKITRELLETKAKSDAILLHSLPRMDEIPPDVDGTRWSRYWQEAFYGVVMRMALIALVLGAME, encoded by the coding sequence ATGAAAAGTTTCGCCGGACGCGACATCCTGTCGCTGGCAGATTTCGAGCGCAACGAATTTGAGCAGGTGTTTGATGTGGCTCGACAGTTAGAGCCGATTGCTCGCAGCCGCCGCAACAGCGATATGCTGGCCCACAAGACCCTGGTTACCGCCTTCTACCAGCCGTCCACTCGTACTCGTCTTGCGCACGAGGCAGCGATGCACCGCCTTGGCGGTCATGTGACCGGTTTCTCTGACGCCAAAATGACAAGAGCGGGCGACTTCTACCAGGAGTCCATCAAGGACACCGTAAAGATGCTCGAATACTACGGCGACGTGATTGTTATGCGCCATTTTCAGCAGGGCGCGCCCCAGGAGGCTGCCAAGTGGGCATCCATTCCCATCATCAATGGTGGCGATGGCTGGGGCCAGCACCCGACGCAGATTCTGACCGACCTGTTGACGGTGGTTCGGGAAAAGGGTCGCATCGACGGGCTGCGCTGGGTTGCCGTTGGTGATATGCGCATGCGCACGATGCACTCGCTGGGCGATGCTCTGACCCAATTCGATTGCCCGATCACCTTTGTTTCACCGCCCAACATGGCTCTGCCCGAGGAGTACAAGGAAGCCTGGAAACAGCGCAGCCTCGATTTCAAGGAAGCTGACCATGTGGCCGACGTGATCGGGGAGGCAGACGTGATTCTGGTTGAGCCGGTGGTGCAGCCCGATTACACCAAGTCACGCGACGAACGCTCCGGTGACGTGGGACTCACCCCTGCCAACTACAAGATCACCCGCGAGCTTTTGGAGACCAAGGCCAAGTCAGATGCAATCCTGCTGCATTCCCTGCCGCGCATGGACGAGATCCCGCCCGACGTCGACGGCACCCGCTGGTCCCGTTACTGGCAGGAAGCCTTCTACGGCGTGGTTATGCGTATGGCCCTGATTGCCCTCGTACTGGGCGCGATGGAATAA
- the arcC gene encoding carbamate kinase, whose translation MIKKSPTAVVAVGGNSLIPDKTHPQMEHQWDAVRETCSHIAELAEHGWNTIVTHGNGPQVGFILRRVELALPEVHPVTLDIIGADTQGSIGYMIQQALDNEFHRRGLYRRAITIVTQVLVDADDPAFQNASKPIGGFMTQEEAAGFEDMGWQVVEDAGRGYRRVIASPKPLEIIEVDAIKQMADIGWIVIAVGGGGIPVVSNSKGELRAAPPSVIDKDHASALLAIEAGAELFVISTGVEKVAINFNTPDEQWLDHMTVAEVKQYLAEGHFAPGSMKPKVEAIIHYLENGGQKAIVTDPSNIARALAGETGTVITLE comes from the coding sequence ATGATAAAGAAATCTCCAACAGCGGTCGTCGCTGTCGGCGGCAACTCACTGATCCCCGATAAGACCCATCCCCAGATGGAACATCAGTGGGACGCGGTTCGCGAGACCTGCAGCCATATCGCCGAGCTGGCCGAACATGGCTGGAATACAATCGTTACGCACGGCAACGGCCCTCAGGTAGGCTTCATCCTTCGTCGGGTCGAGCTGGCGCTGCCGGAAGTGCACCCGGTGACATTGGATATTATTGGCGCCGACACTCAGGGCTCCATCGGGTACATGATCCAACAGGCCCTGGACAACGAGTTCCATCGTCGCGGCCTCTACCGCCGGGCAATCACAATCGTTACCCAGGTGCTGGTGGATGCCGATGATCCTGCCTTTCAGAATGCCAGCAAGCCCATTGGCGGTTTCATGACCCAGGAGGAGGCCGCCGGGTTTGAGGATATGGGCTGGCAGGTGGTCGAGGATGCCGGCCGCGGTTATCGCCGCGTGATTGCCAGTCCGAAACCATTGGAGATCATCGAGGTCGATGCCATAAAACAGATGGCGGACATCGGCTGGATCGTGATCGCTGTCGGTGGTGGTGGAATCCCGGTGGTTTCCAATTCCAAGGGTGAGTTAAGAGCCGCCCCCCCCTCGGTCATCGACAAGGACCATGCCAGCGCGCTGCTGGCCATCGAGGCCGGAGCGGAGCTGTTCGTGATCTCAACCGGTGTGGAAAAGGTGGCTATTAACTTCAATACACCCGATGAGCAGTGGCTTGACCACATGACGGTGGCGGAGGTTAAACAGTACCTGGCGGAAGGGCATTTTGCCCCCGGCAGTATGAAGCCCAAGGTCGAGGCCATCATTCACTACCTGGAGAATGGCGGTCAGAAGGCCATCGTTACCGATCCATCGAACATCGCCCGCGCCCTGGCCGGCGAGACGGGGACGGTTATTACCCTGGAGTGA
- a CDS encoding ornithine carbamoyltransferase has product MQTGLRGRDFIGDLDFSKEEVETILDVAWDLKRKRALGQPHALLRDKVLAMLFFFSSTRTRGSFEAGMAQLGGHAAFIESRTTQISHGDTEREMGEIFGRYFDGIAIRHVDWGVGNRYLNLVAEASRVPVLNMQCEIYHPHQCLADLMTIIEKKGRDLRGKKMVVSWAYASSYLKPISVPQSLILQMPRFGLDVVLAHPPEFQLMPDIMDQARDQARRFQTGFEVVHDMDEACKDADIIYAKSWGPLLTTHDPDEGKRIQDRYKDWIADDAKMALGKDDVIYMHPLPADRDVEVTSSVMDGPHSVVFDEAENRLHAQKAVMALTMN; this is encoded by the coding sequence ATGCAAACTGGATTGCGCGGGCGAGATTTCATTGGCGACCTGGACTTCAGCAAGGAAGAGGTCGAAACGATTCTGGACGTGGCATGGGACCTGAAGCGCAAGCGCGCCCTGGGGCAACCTCATGCCCTTCTTCGGGACAAGGTCCTGGCGATGCTTTTCTTCTTCTCCAGCACCCGGACCCGCGGTAGTTTTGAAGCTGGCATGGCGCAGTTGGGCGGCCACGCGGCTTTCATTGAAAGCCGCACGACCCAGATCTCCCACGGCGATACGGAGCGGGAGATGGGCGAGATCTTCGGTCGCTACTTCGACGGCATTGCGATCCGCCATGTCGACTGGGGAGTCGGCAATCGCTATCTCAACCTGGTGGCAGAGGCCTCGCGGGTACCTGTTCTCAACATGCAGTGCGAGATCTACCATCCCCATCAGTGCCTGGCGGATCTGATGACCATCATCGAGAAGAAGGGCCGCGATCTGCGGGGCAAAAAGATGGTTGTCTCGTGGGCTTACGCCTCGTCTTATCTCAAGCCGATCTCGGTGCCCCAGTCATTGATTCTGCAGATGCCCCGCTTCGGCCTCGACGTCGTACTGGCCCATCCGCCGGAGTTTCAGCTCATGCCCGATATCATGGACCAGGCCCGGGACCAGGCCCGCAGATTCCAGACCGGTTTCGAGGTTGTTCATGACATGGATGAGGCCTGTAAAGATGCCGATATCATCTATGCCAAATCGTGGGGCCCTCTCCTGACGACCCATGATCCGGACGAGGGCAAGCGCATTCAGGATCGGTACAAGGACTGGATTGCCGACGACGCCAAAATGGCGCTGGGCAAGGATGATGTTATCTACATGCACCCTCTGCCGGCCGATCGGGATGTCGAAGTCACTAGTTCTGTCATGGACGGGCCACATAGTGTGGTCTTCGACGAGGCAGAGAATCGTTTGCACGCCCAAAAGGCGGTCATGGCGCTGACGATGAATTGA
- the npdG gene encoding NADPH-dependent F420 reductase, with protein MKIAILGGTGPEGSGLGLRWAARGHQVIIGSRQAEKGERVAGELQVLLPEAAISGSDNLTAAEQADVVVLAVPYGAQERTLDGLKDALHGKLLVTVVVPLGQPVARVWRPPSGLSAAQEAKQQLGEQVRLVAAFQNISAHHLVDLDHEIDCDVLVCGGNKQDKAMVIGLCEDAGMRGVNAGGLANASVAEGLTALLIGINIRHKIKNAGIRITGIDG; from the coding sequence ATGAAAATCGCAATACTTGGCGGCACGGGACCGGAGGGCAGTGGACTTGGATTGCGTTGGGCAGCCCGGGGACACCAGGTGATCATCGGTTCCCGCCAGGCTGAAAAAGGTGAACGGGTTGCCGGCGAGCTGCAGGTGCTCTTGCCGGAGGCAGCCATCAGTGGCAGCGATAATCTCACGGCGGCTGAACAGGCTGATGTGGTTGTGCTGGCCGTTCCCTACGGCGCCCAGGAACGCACTCTGGACGGCCTGAAGGACGCATTGCATGGCAAGTTGCTGGTGACGGTGGTCGTGCCCCTCGGTCAGCCGGTGGCGCGGGTCTGGCGTCCTCCCAGTGGCCTGTCGGCCGCGCAGGAAGCCAAACAACAGTTGGGTGAGCAAGTACGGTTAGTGGCCGCGTTTCAGAATATCTCGGCCCATCATCTGGTCGATCTCGATCATGAGATCGATTGCGATGTGTTGGTTTGTGGTGGGAACAAACAAGACAAGGCCATGGTGATCGGGCTCTGTGAGGATGCAGGCATGAGAGGTGTAAACGCCGGCGGTCTTGCCAATGCCAGCGTCGCAGAGGGCTTGACAGCTCTGCTCATTGGCATTAACATACGCCACAAGATCAAAAATGCCGGCATTCGTATCACGGGAATAGATGGGTGA
- a CDS encoding pyridoxal-phosphate dependent enzyme produces MIDLATRNEEALARAVERARERNIIIPTFKQMRNPQSVPATIQKQLSDVGLWDLNPLNLFRITWHNEPEPSGGGFGGVNFLEFPPELTGVDARIIALIGKWFPTGAHKVGAAFGCLVPRLVTGQFDPTSQKAVWPSTGNYCRGGAYDSNLLACESIAILPEEMSQERFDWLASVAGETIKTPGSESNVKEIFDKCWELRQSGEDVVIFNQFDEFGNYLWHYEITGPAMVEVLEQQLGPDDRYRGVALNTGSGGTLACGDYMKAQFPTSKVAASEALQCPTLLYNGFGAHRIEGIGDKHVPWIHNVKNTDMVVGIDDAASIGIMRLFNEPTGQEYLVDQGVPADVVEQLPLLGISSIANMQAAIKMAKYYEMGPNDVILTVATDSMEMYESRIDEYRESEGQFSELDAAARWHRYVLGAEVDHLQELSYVDRRRIHNLKYFTWVEQQGKTYEEIQAQWYDDDYWTSIPGSVDQIDELIEAFNARTGLLNGNQ; encoded by the coding sequence ATGATTGATCTAGCAACACGTAACGAAGAAGCCCTGGCGAGAGCGGTTGAGCGCGCCCGCGAGCGCAACATCATCATCCCCACTTTCAAGCAGATGCGTAACCCGCAATCTGTGCCGGCGACTATTCAGAAGCAGCTGTCCGATGTTGGACTGTGGGACCTGAATCCGCTTAACCTCTTTCGCATCACCTGGCACAATGAGCCCGAGCCCAGCGGCGGCGGCTTTGGCGGCGTCAACTTTCTGGAGTTTCCCCCGGAACTGACCGGCGTCGACGCCCGCATCATCGCGCTGATCGGCAAATGGTTCCCAACCGGTGCCCACAAAGTCGGTGCTGCCTTTGGCTGTCTGGTGCCCCGCCTGGTGACGGGACAGTTCGATCCGACGAGCCAGAAGGCTGTCTGGCCCTCCACCGGCAACTATTGTCGGGGCGGGGCCTATGACTCGAACCTGCTGGCCTGTGAATCGATCGCCATCCTGCCCGAAGAGATGAGCCAGGAGCGCTTCGACTGGCTGGCCAGCGTGGCTGGTGAGACCATCAAAACGCCGGGTTCGGAGAGCAACGTCAAAGAGATCTTCGACAAGTGCTGGGAGCTGCGCCAGTCGGGCGAAGATGTGGTCATTTTCAACCAGTTCGACGAGTTCGGGAATTACCTGTGGCACTATGAGATCACCGGACCGGCCATGGTCGAGGTGCTTGAGCAGCAACTGGGACCCGACGACCGCTACCGGGGTGTTGCTCTGAACACCGGCTCCGGCGGCACACTGGCCTGTGGCGACTACATGAAGGCCCAGTTCCCCACCAGCAAGGTCGCTGCCAGCGAAGCCCTTCAGTGCCCCACCTTGCTTTACAACGGCTTTGGTGCGCATCGCATCGAGGGCATTGGTGATAAGCACGTGCCCTGGATCCACAATGTCAAAAACACCGATATGGTTGTAGGCATCGATGACGCCGCCAGCATCGGCATTATGCGTCTGTTCAATGAGCCAACGGGACAGGAGTACCTGGTGGACCAGGGTGTGCCGGCCGATGTTGTCGAACAACTGCCCCTCTTGGGCATCTCCAGCATTGCCAACATGCAGGCTGCAATCAAGATGGCCAAGTACTACGAGATGGGGCCGAACGACGTGATCCTGACCGTCGCTACCGACTCCATGGAGATGTATGAAAGCCGTATCGACGAGTATCGGGAGAGCGAGGGCCAGTTCTCCGAACTGGATGCAGCGGCTCGCTGGCATCGCTACGTGCTGGGTGCGGAGGTCGATCATCTCCAGGAACTGTCCTACGTAGACCGCAGGCGCATCCACAATCTCAAGTACTTCACCTGGGTTGAGCAACAGGGCAAAACCTACGAGGAGATTCAGGCTCAGTGGTACGACGACGATTACTGGACCAGCATCCCTGGCTCTGTGGACCAGATCGATGAGCTGATCGAGGCGTTCAATGCACGCACGGGGTTGTTGAATGGGAATCAGTAG
- a CDS encoding ABC transporter permease translates to MRNMFYRYISDRTFEILLMFLAVLAAFLFGAVILLLQGVNPIEAYRAMIVGAFGSKSGWADTLVKSVPLMLVALGIAIAFRGGMINIGAEGQLIVGALLTTFVGIQLGDLLPGVLVIIIGLLAGAFMGGIWGAIPGYLKAQLGVNEILSTIMMNQIAIQIGYFLLRGPMIDPAELAAGTNIPHSARLPRSVDIPRFTDIANALGIRERASDLGLQGAMADIYGIFAEPTRLHSGFIFAVIMAVLVYIFLWRTTIGFRIRAVGLNPHASRYAGMNIKRNMVLSMTLSGAFAGLAGAVEILGLHHRMFEPTAVSAGYGFTGIVAALFGKLHPLGIIPSSVLFGGLLVGGDKMQRAMQIPQVLTTALLGLVVLFVVCTPYFVRKYHNKRVSMDIGPSDTDAAGAPAVPAAQEASA, encoded by the coding sequence ATGCGAAACATGTTCTACCGTTATATCTCCGACCGAACCTTCGAGATTCTGCTCATGTTTCTTGCGGTTCTGGCAGCTTTTCTCTTTGGAGCCGTTATCTTGCTGCTGCAGGGAGTCAACCCCATCGAAGCCTATCGGGCCATGATCGTCGGTGCCTTCGGCAGCAAGAGTGGCTGGGCCGATACCCTGGTCAAATCGGTCCCCCTGATGTTGGTGGCGCTGGGCATCGCGATTGCCTTTCGCGGAGGCATGATCAATATTGGCGCCGAGGGCCAGCTCATCGTCGGCGCACTGCTGACGACTTTCGTGGGCATTCAGTTGGGCGACCTGCTGCCCGGTGTTCTGGTGATCATCATTGGATTGCTGGCAGGCGCGTTCATGGGAGGTATTTGGGGCGCCATTCCCGGCTATCTGAAAGCGCAGCTGGGGGTGAACGAGATCCTCAGCACCATCATGATGAACCAGATCGCCATCCAGATCGGTTACTTCTTATTGCGCGGGCCTATGATCGACCCGGCGGAGCTGGCAGCCGGCACCAACATCCCTCACTCCGCCCGTTTACCGAGATCGGTGGACATTCCCCGCTTCACCGATATTGCCAACGCGCTGGGTATTAGGGAGCGGGCCTCTGATCTGGGCTTGCAGGGTGCTATGGCCGATATCTATGGCATTTTTGCAGAACCCACCCGCCTCCACAGCGGTTTCATCTTTGCCGTGATCATGGCTGTTCTGGTGTACATCTTTCTTTGGCGAACCACGATCGGTTTCCGTATCCGAGCCGTCGGCCTGAACCCCCATGCCTCTCGCTATGCAGGGATGAACATCAAACGAAACATGGTGCTTTCGATGACCTTGAGCGGCGCATTCGCCGGCCTGGCCGGGGCGGTGGAGATCCTGGGTTTGCATCATCGCATGTTTGAACCCACAGCTGTCTCCGCCGGCTACGGCTTCACCGGAATCGTAGCGGCGCTCTTTGGCAAACTGCACCCACTGGGCATTATCCCCTCATCGGTTTTGTTCGGCGGGCTCTTGGTGGGTGGCGACAAGATGCAACGGGCCATGCAGATTCCTCAGGTGTTGACAACCGCGCTTCTGGGCCTGGTGGTGCTCTTCGTGGTCTGCACGCCCTACTTCGTGCGCAAGTATCATAACAAGCGTGTATCGATGGATATTGGTCCTAGCGACACTGATGCCGCAGGGGCTCCCGCGGTGCCGGCTGCACAGGAGGCAAGCGCATGA
- a CDS encoding four helix bundle protein: MKKQSVGGQRVGRGFEDLKCWQLARRLMIECHKMARTLPQIERYDLASQVRRSSKSSMANISEGYGRYHYLDCLRFYYVARGSICETINHIITAHDLQYITESRFQELNVLGREAEQTLNGYIRYVRRQQRGRSEYGNRQVNDHAILAESLSEDEITS; this comes from the coding sequence GTGAAGAAGCAGTCCGTGGGTGGCCAGCGAGTTGGAAGAGGCTTTGAGGATTTGAAGTGTTGGCAATTGGCGCGGCGGTTGATGATCGAGTGCCATAAGATGGCCAGGACACTGCCCCAGATTGAGCGCTATGACCTGGCGTCACAGGTTCGCAGATCGTCAAAGAGTAGCATGGCGAATATCAGTGAAGGTTATGGCCGCTATCATTACCTCGATTGTCTGCGCTTCTACTACGTTGCACGCGGGTCGATTTGCGAGACCATCAACCACATCATCACTGCGCATGACCTGCAATATATCACCGAGTCCCGATTTCAGGAGTTGAACGTCCTGGGCCGCGAGGCTGAGCAAACCCTCAACGGCTACATCCGTTACGTTCGCAGACAGCAGCGAGGACGATCGGAATACGGAAATCGACAGGTCAATGACCATGCCATCCTCGCCGAATCCCTGTCAGAGGACGAGATAACCTCCTGA
- the thrC gene encoding threonine synthase has product MADPLTADHGPPNMDHIKHLQCLICAKQYAPDEVDYVCPDHGNEGIVDVCYDYGLIATRIGPETLGQNPDTTIWRYKPLLPVQPDAPVPPLAVGWTPLYTAPRLADSLGLRHLWIKDDGRQPTASFKDRASAVAVVKAQEKGAEIITTASTGNAAAALSGLCASVAQANVIFVPESAPPAKIAQLLAFGSTVMLVDGTYDDAFELCLQAADAYGWYNRNTAFNPYMTEGKKTVSYEICEQLTMEDASGNASPLHWEAPDAIFVSVGDGCIIGGVHKGLKDLLALGWISHMPRIYGVQAAGSNYLAEAWENDEDVLTKPPIDAHTVADSISAGLPRDRIKAMAAVCETGGAYITVSDDEILTAIPTLARGVGVFAEPAGAAAYAGLVKAVGQDMVQPNDRIVVVNTGNGLKDIKSAMKSVEMVGTEPHRVEATMDAVKAVLVTADHGPPTAESPCR; this is encoded by the coding sequence GTGGCTGACCCGCTGACGGCCGACCACGGACCACCGAATATGGACCACATCAAACACCTGCAATGCCTCATCTGCGCAAAACAATACGCGCCAGATGAGGTCGACTACGTTTGTCCCGATCACGGAAACGAGGGTATCGTCGACGTCTGTTACGATTATGGCCTGATCGCGACACGCATTGGCCCTGAAACCCTGGGCCAGAATCCTGATACCACCATCTGGCGGTACAAGCCACTGCTGCCGGTTCAGCCAGATGCGCCGGTGCCACCCCTGGCGGTTGGCTGGACTCCCCTGTATACTGCTCCCCGGCTGGCCGACTCGCTGGGCTTGCGGCACCTCTGGATCAAGGACGATGGTCGCCAGCCCACAGCCTCGTTCAAGGACCGGGCCAGCGCGGTCGCTGTCGTCAAGGCGCAGGAAAAGGGCGCCGAGATCATCACTACGGCCAGCACAGGCAACGCGGCTGCTGCGCTCAGTGGTCTTTGCGCCAGTGTCGCGCAGGCGAACGTCATCTTTGTGCCTGAGAGTGCACCGCCGGCCAAGATCGCCCAATTGCTGGCCTTCGGCTCCACGGTTATGCTGGTCGATGGCACCTATGACGATGCCTTCGAGCTCTGTTTGCAGGCCGCCGATGCCTACGGATGGTACAACAGAAATACTGCTTTCAACCCGTATATGACCGAAGGAAAAAAGACGGTCAGCTACGAAATCTGCGAGCAGTTAACGATGGAAGATGCGTCGGGCAATGCCTCGCCGCTACACTGGGAAGCGCCTGATGCAATCTTCGTCAGCGTAGGCGACGGCTGTATCATCGGAGGCGTTCACAAAGGCCTGAAGGATCTACTGGCCCTTGGTTGGATCTCGCATATGCCCAGGATCTACGGGGTGCAGGCTGCCGGCAGCAACTACCTGGCTGAAGCGTGGGAAAACGACGAAGATGTGCTGACCAAACCGCCCATCGACGCCCACACCGTGGCCGACAGCATCAGCGCCGGCTTGCCCCGCGACCGCATCAAGGCCATGGCCGCTGTGTGCGAGACCGGTGGCGCCTACATCACTGTAAGCGACGATGAGATCCTGACTGCCATTCCCACCCTGGCACGGGGCGTTGGCGTCTTCGCCGAGCCGGCCGGAGCTGCAGCGTACGCGGGTTTGGTCAAGGCTGTTGGCCAGGATATGGTCCAACCCAATGACCGCATTGTTGTCGTCAATACAGGAAATGGGCTGAAGGATATCAAGAGCGCTATGAAGTCGGTGGAAATGGTCGGTACAGAGCCGCATCGCGTTGAGGCTACCATGGACGCAGTAAAGGCGGTACTTGTGACCGCGGACCACGGACCGCCGACCGCCGAGTCGCCGTGTCGTTGA
- the xdh gene encoding selenium-dependent xanthine dehydrogenase: MQFELNGQHRQFDGDPELPLLTYLREVEGIVSPKDGCSPQAACGCCAVELNGKAVLSCVIKMKKVDGGQVITTEGLGEYRQSVFANAFVSQGGVQCGFCIPGIVMQSNALIVRNSDPSRADVEKALTPHICRCTGYKKIVDAVILAAEAIRNEERVPPPGGNGRIGTRQAKYRAEDLVLGRHRYVDDIRIDGMVHGALKFSDHPRARVLAINTEDARRLPGVLRIVTASDVAGDRVTGLIRQDWPLMIAAGETTRYIGDVLAGVVAGTEAIARQAVALIQVEYEVLEPVTDMHEASKAGAPAIHEGGNVLHRTAFTRGDLEKAMGEAAHVSSGIYETQRIEHGYMEPEASIAYPDEEGLVVMSQGQGVYDDRRQIAQLLGLPEEEVRVIMVPNGGGFGGKEDLSTQGHAALMAQLTGSPVKVKLTRDESIRMHPKRHPVWMDYAVGCDADGMLTFIKARFVGDTGAYASVGMKVLERAAGHATGAYHIPVADIEAVAVYTNNIPCGAMRGFGVNQAAFALESCLDDLCQQGGFDRWQFRWDNAITEGCMTSTGQVIESSAGVRDTLEAVKEQFYAAKYAGLACGIKNTGVGNAVADVSTARITVLAPDRVLVDHGWTEMGQGVNTIATQVVCNETGIDPRIIEVRIDTAAKQTAGMTTASRATSLLGNALIDAGQKLARDLETHDLDELVGRHYDGRWIVDWTTKPGAKADKIVTHYSYSYATQLVILDDDGFVAKVVAAHDAGRIFNPMLFEGQIEGAVHMGLGYAVSEDLPMEGGFLKSSRLRQCGILRAREMPEVEVIGIEVPDRHGPYGAKGVGEIGLVPTAGAVANAFTQYDGVRRTRLPMRRKKRR, translated from the coding sequence ATGCAGTTTGAGCTCAACGGCCAGCACAGGCAATTTGACGGCGATCCAGAGTTGCCATTGCTGACTTACCTTCGGGAGGTGGAGGGTATCGTTTCTCCCAAAGATGGCTGTTCCCCGCAGGCAGCCTGCGGATGTTGCGCGGTCGAGCTCAACGGCAAGGCGGTGCTTTCCTGTGTCATCAAGATGAAGAAGGTAGATGGGGGACAGGTGATTACCACCGAGGGGTTGGGTGAGTACAGGCAGAGTGTTTTTGCCAACGCCTTTGTTTCCCAGGGCGGCGTGCAGTGTGGCTTCTGCATCCCTGGTATTGTGATGCAGTCCAATGCGCTCATCGTTCGAAACAGCGACCCCAGCCGCGCCGATGTTGAAAAGGCGCTGACCCCACACATTTGCCGCTGCACCGGCTATAAAAAGATCGTGGATGCCGTGATCTTGGCCGCTGAAGCGATTCGCAATGAGGAGAGGGTTCCCCCGCCCGGCGGCAACGGCAGGATTGGCACCCGCCAGGCCAAGTACAGGGCGGAGGATCTGGTGCTGGGCCGGCACCGATACGTGGACGACATCCGAATCGATGGCATGGTTCACGGCGCGCTCAAGTTCAGTGATCATCCCCGGGCAAGGGTGCTGGCAATCAATACCGAGGACGCCCGGCGGCTGCCGGGCGTCCTTCGTATTGTCACTGCCTCCGATGTGGCAGGCGATCGGGTCACCGGCCTGATTCGCCAGGACTGGCCGCTGATGATCGCCGCTGGCGAAACCACTCGCTATATCGGCGACGTGCTGGCAGGCGTCGTGGCCGGGACTGAGGCAATTGCCCGCCAGGCTGTGGCGCTTATTCAGGTCGAGTACGAGGTGCTGGAGCCGGTTACCGACATGCACGAAGCGTCGAAAGCGGGCGCTCCGGCCATCCACGAGGGGGGCAACGTGCTGCATCGCACCGCCTTCACCCGCGGTGATCTGGAAAAGGCCATGGGGGAAGCCGCCCATGTTTCATCTGGCATCTACGAGACTCAGCGTATCGAGCATGGTTACATGGAGCCCGAAGCTTCTATTGCCTACCCAGACGAAGAGGGACTGGTGGTTATGTCCCAGGGGCAGGGTGTCTACGACGATCGCCGGCAAATTGCCCAACTCCTGGGCCTTCCTGAAGAAGAAGTCCGTGTCATCATGGTGCCAAACGGCGGCGGATTCGGCGGCAAGGAGGACCTCTCGACCCAGGGCCATGCTGCGCTGATGGCCCAGCTCACGGGCAGCCCGGTCAAGGTCAAGCTGACCCGCGACGAGTCGATCCGCATGCACCCCAAGCGCCACCCTGTTTGGATGGACTATGCTGTGGGCTGCGATGCCGACGGTATGTTGACCTTCATCAAGGCCCGTTTTGTGGGCGATACCGGCGCCTATGCCTCGGTGGGAATGAAGGTACTGGAGCGGGCCGCGGGACACGCCACCGGCGCCTATCACATCCCCGTGGCCGACATCGAGGCCGTGGCCGTTTACACCAACAACATCCCTTGCGGCGCCATGCGCGGCTTTGGCGTCAACCAGGCAGCCTTTGCCCTGGAGAGTTGCCTGGACGATCTGTGCCAGCAAGGGGGCTTCGACCGCTGGCAGTTCCGCTGGGACAATGCCATCACCGAGGGGTGCATGACTTCGACAGGCCAGGTCATCGAGAGCAGCGCTGGCGTGCGCGACACGTTGGAGGCTGTGAAGGAACAGTTTTACGCCGCCAAATACGCGGGCCTGGCCTGTGGCATCAAAAACACCGGTGTGGGAAATGCTGTGGCCGACGTATCTACTGCACGCATCACGGTGCTCGCGCCAGACAGGGTGTTGGTCGATCACGGTTGGACAGAGATGGGGCAGGGGGTAAATACCATCGCAACCCAGGTGGTCTGCAACGAGACGGGCATCGATCCCCGGATAATCGAGGTACGCATTGACACCGCAGCCAAGCAAACTGCCGGCATGACCACTGCCTCCCGCGCCACGTCACTGCTGGGCAACGCGCTGATCGACGCCGGCCAGAAGTTGGCCAGGGACCTGGAGACCCACGACCTGGATGAGCTGGTGGGCCGCCACTATGATGGGCGCTGGATTGTGGACTGGACCACAAAACCGGGCGCCAAGGCGGACAAGATCGTCACCCACTACTCCTACAGCTACGCCACCCAACTCGTGATCCTGGACGACGACGGTTTCGTGGCCAAGGTGGTTGCGGCCCACGACGCCGGCAGAATTTTCAACCCGATGCTCTTCGAGGGCCAGATCGAGGGCGCGGTGCACATGGGCCTGGGCTACGCGGTCAGCGAGGATTTGCCCATGGAGGGTGGCTTTCTGAAAAGCAGTCGCCTGCGCCAGTGCGGCATTCTGCGGGCCAGGGAGATGCCTGAGGTCGAGGTCATCGGCATCGAAGTGCCCGACCGCCATGGTCCCTACGGTGCCAAGGGTGTGGGCGAGATTGGCCTGGTGCCTACAGCGGGCGCTGTGGCCAATGCCTTCACCCAATACGACGGTGTCCGGCGAACCAGGCTGCCCATGCGTCGCAAGAAGCGTCGCTGA